Proteins from one Mytilus galloprovincialis chromosome 11, xbMytGall1.hap1.1, whole genome shotgun sequence genomic window:
- the LOC143052891 gene encoding uncharacterized protein LOC143052891 encodes MALHFCFFEQFENLVTCSEDLKPLFTFTETDTYEILTEAGILPDSFEHLCVCSAHFSFYSRNNQNRKRRKLCEVPISLSSHPKSQNVPERGRKTKSITGGRPLDIVGVQKIREHCGIIIPVNTSICINCRRKLLDNIEEPKIFHEITADKDDFEKDTSNQDKPYDLRETTYDLDNFQSSYMVTDQSSQNTIFSSQNTISSSQTTASTIEDFNREHYVDLLNNYLNSRKVSAISLSIQRWKDSSKRTRRRYQGLFKECFYTIIDTFFPGEYDDIFNNICEDDEHQDEDDNGNSKLITALVESYEKSSAWQVRRQVLSVLAMKLSFRQLINYKPGLTEYRYYVAQKHSILYGCAIPPSETCKTRNKMDQEKLSNFLDFITSSHIIKDLPFGERHLKLSSGEVMDAPNIIRCMGPAVIIQQYQAYCEENEITLLGSSTMFRILSECSATVRKSLEGLDYFVAEGSRGFQDLQDIVLSEGYPKTSNGTELNRLLLEAKRYMKTDYKVHVSGENEVADHCRKFALSSTKEEHFKDKCNHDHNKVCESCEQLKELLHGILKEVEIVNVTDQQTRDDIVYRAQQAVESIFLWKSHILRARNQEAAKIISFQFNERR; translated from the exons ATGGCCCTACATTTCTGCTTTTTTGAACAATTTGAAAACTTAGTTACTTGTTCAGAAGATTTAAAACCCTTATTCACATTTACAGAAACTGATACATATGAAATTTTAACGGAGGCTGGTATACTTCCAGATTCATTTGAACATTTATGTGTGTGCAGtgcacatttttcattttattcgagaaataatcaaaatagaaaaagacgTAAATTGTGTGAAGTGCCAATATCCCTCAGTTCTCATCCAAAAAGCCAAAATGTACCCGAGAGAGGGAGGAAGACCAAATCAATCACAGGAGGAAGACCCTTAGATATTGTCGGAGTTCAGAAGATTAGAGAACATTGCGGAATCATTATTCCAGTCAATACTA GTATTTGCATTAACTGTAGAAGAAAACTTTTAGACAACATAGAAGAGCCAAAGATATTTCATGAAATTACAGCAGATAAG GATGATTTTGAAAAGGATACCAGTAACCAAGACAAACCATACGACCTAAGAGAAACGACATATGATTTA GATAATTTTCAAAGTTCATATATGGTAACTGACCAATCCAGCCAGAATACAATTTTCTCAAGTCAGAATACAATTTCCTCAAGTCAGACCACAGCAAGTACAATAGAGGACTTTAATAGAGAACATTATGTCGATCTTTTGAACAATTATTTGAACTCCAGAAAGGTATCAGCAATTAGTTTGTCAATTCAGAGATGGAAGGACAGCAGTAAGAGGACAAGGAGAAGATACCAGGGTCTGTTTAAGGAATGCTTCTACACCATAATTGACACATTTTTCCCAGGGGAATATGAtgatatatttaacaatatatgTGAAGATGATGAACACCAGGATGAGGATGATAATGGTAATAGTAAATTGATAACCGCTCTTGTTGAATCCTATGAAAAATCTTCTGCCTGGCAAGTAAGGAGACAAGTTTTATCTGTTCTAGCAATGAAACTCAGCTTTAGACAGCTTATCAATTACAAACCAGGATTGACTGAATATAGATACTATGTTGCACAGAAACATAGCATATTATACGGTTGTGCAATACCACCAAGTGAAACATGTAAAACTAGGAATAAAATGGATCAGGAAAAGCTTTCGAATTTCTTGGATTTTATTACTTCTAGTCACATCATCAAGGATCTGCCATTTGGAGAAAGACATCTGAAGTTATCATCAGGGGAAGTTATGGATGCCCCTAATATAATAAGATGCATGGGACCTGCAGTCATCATTCAACAGTACCAGGCATATTGTGAGGAGAATGAGATCACTTTACTAG gtagTAGCACAATGTTTAGGATACTTTCGGAATGTTCAGCTACTGTCAGAAAGTCACTGGAGGGACTAGACTACTTTGTTGCTGAAGGAAGCAGGGGATTTCAG GATCTTCAAGATATTGTTCTGTCAGAAGGATACCCAAAAACATCAAATGGGACTGAATTGAACAGACTGTTGTTAGAAGCAAAACGATATATGAAAACAGATTACAAG GTTCATGTGTCAGGGGAGAATGAGGTAGCTGACCATTGTAGAAAATTTGCTTTATCAAGTACTAAAGAGGAACACTTCAAGGATAAATGCAACCATGATCACAATAAGGTTTGTGAATCTTGTGAGCAGTTGAAGGAATTATTACATGGAATTTTGAAAGAGGTAGAAATAGTTAATGTTACAGATCAACAGACAAGAGATGATATTGTATATAGAGCTCAGCAAGCAGTGGAGAGCATTTTCCTTTGGAAGAGTCATATCTTAAGAGCACGAAACCAAGAAGCTGCAAAAATCATTTCTTTTCAATTCAATGAAAGAAGATGA